A window from Aureibacillus halotolerans encodes these proteins:
- the ppsA gene encoding phosphoenolpyruvate synthase, producing MGPIVLSFQELETTQLRLVGGKGRHLAELAKLHNVQVPDGFCITTIGYQKAIENNEAILPLLNQLTALDIEQRDQISKISGKLRQIIMRVDLPSTVEKAVTSSLFQLGETQAYAIRSSATAEDLPFASFAGQQDTYLNIIGKEAILQHIRKCWASLFTDRAVMYRMQNGFDHSQVSISVIVQKMVFSQASGILFTADPITSNRKLLSIDAGFGLGEALVSGLVSADCYKVQDEKIVDKRIATKKLAVNGRKEGGTEIQQLSPDQQKQQTLTDQQIVRLAHIGRQIEAYFGSPQDIEWCLVDDTMYIVQSRPITTLFPIPEANDQENHVYVSVGHQQMMTDPMKPLGLAFFLLLTPAPMRVAGGRLFVDVTAQLASTASRENIINTLGQSDPLIKDALTTIVDREHFIKPLPDAEKTQPPRRDFLKDQTHIDIDPTIVSDLIKESQSSIDELKHAIARKSGSDLFEFILEDIQELKKRSFASQSLTVIMAAMQASAWVNEKMDEWLGEKKAADTLSQSVPNNITSEMGLALMDVADVIRPFPDVNHYLQTTTKDTFLDDLELYTGGQESKDAIGAFLNKYGMRCSGEIDITKTRWSENPMAIVPMILSNINNFEHGASKQKFEQGLRVSLEKEQELLNRLKQLPDGEQKAKETKRKIDLIRTFIGYREYPKYGIVQRYFVYKQALMREAEELVKAHVIQRKEDIYYLTFEELHDVVQTKKLDHQIISNRKVEYAYYEKLTPPRVITSDGEMMNGEYKRENLPAKAIAGLPVSSGVVEGRARVLLSMGDATLEAGDILVTAFTDPSWTPLFVSIKGLVTEVGGLMTHGAVIAREYGLPAVVGVENATKRIKDGQRIRVHGTQGYIELL from the coding sequence ATGGGTCCTATAGTTCTCAGCTTTCAGGAGTTAGAAACAACGCAGCTTCGTCTCGTAGGTGGGAAAGGAAGACACTTAGCGGAATTAGCAAAGCTCCATAACGTACAAGTGCCAGACGGATTTTGTATAACAACGATTGGCTATCAAAAAGCAATTGAAAACAACGAAGCCATCCTTCCCTTATTGAACCAACTCACAGCGCTAGACATTGAACAACGAGATCAGATTAGTAAAATTAGCGGGAAGCTTCGTCAAATTATTATGAGAGTGGACCTTCCTTCCACGGTCGAAAAAGCAGTGACCTCCTCTCTCTTTCAACTCGGAGAAACACAGGCGTATGCCATACGATCTAGTGCGACTGCAGAGGATCTTCCCTTTGCATCCTTTGCGGGTCAACAGGACACCTATTTAAATATCATCGGCAAGGAGGCCATCTTGCAGCATATCCGCAAATGTTGGGCATCACTTTTTACGGATCGTGCCGTGATGTATCGTATGCAAAACGGGTTTGACCACAGCCAAGTGTCTATCTCCGTTATCGTTCAAAAAATGGTGTTCTCACAGGCTTCAGGGATTCTATTTACAGCTGATCCGATCACCTCCAACCGAAAGCTGCTATCGATTGATGCTGGTTTTGGTCTTGGTGAAGCCCTCGTCTCAGGCTTGGTCTCTGCAGATTGCTATAAGGTTCAGGATGAGAAAATCGTTGATAAGAGAATTGCAACGAAAAAGCTGGCCGTCAATGGACGAAAAGAAGGGGGAACAGAAATCCAGCAACTAAGTCCAGATCAACAAAAACAACAAACACTTACAGATCAACAGATCGTACGACTCGCGCACATCGGAAGACAGATTGAAGCCTATTTTGGCTCTCCACAAGATATTGAATGGTGTTTGGTTGATGATACGATGTATATTGTCCAAAGTCGGCCAATCACAACGCTATTTCCTATTCCTGAAGCGAATGATCAAGAAAATCACGTCTACGTTTCTGTCGGTCATCAACAGATGATGACGGATCCAATGAAACCGTTGGGATTGGCTTTTTTCTTGTTACTAACCCCTGCTCCCATGCGTGTAGCCGGCGGAAGGTTGTTCGTTGATGTCACAGCTCAATTGGCTTCAACTGCTAGCCGGGAAAATATCATCAATACGTTGGGTCAATCCGATCCGTTGATTAAAGACGCTCTTACGACCATCGTAGATCGCGAACATTTTATCAAACCGTTACCAGATGCTGAAAAAACACAGCCTCCACGTAGAGATTTTTTAAAAGACCAAACGCACATCGATATTGATCCGACGATTGTTTCTGATTTGATTAAGGAAAGTCAGAGCTCAATAGACGAGTTAAAGCATGCCATCGCGAGGAAATCGGGATCAGATTTATTTGAATTTATTTTAGAGGATATTCAGGAATTAAAGAAGAGATCATTTGCTTCACAAAGCTTGACAGTCATCATGGCAGCAATGCAGGCTTCAGCTTGGGTCAATGAGAAAATGGATGAATGGTTGGGTGAAAAGAAAGCGGCAGATACACTTTCTCAATCCGTGCCAAACAACATTACTTCGGAAATGGGTCTCGCCCTTATGGACGTCGCTGATGTCATTCGTCCCTTTCCAGACGTCAACCATTATTTACAAACGACAACAAAGGATACGTTTTTAGACGATCTCGAATTGTATACTGGCGGTCAGGAAAGCAAAGATGCTATCGGTGCATTTCTCAACAAATACGGTATGCGGTGTAGTGGGGAAATTGACATAACGAAAACCCGCTGGAGTGAAAACCCAATGGCCATCGTCCCAATGATTCTTAGCAACATCAATAACTTTGAGCATGGTGCCAGCAAACAGAAATTTGAGCAAGGGCTCCGTGTTTCCTTGGAAAAAGAACAAGAGCTTTTGAATCGGCTGAAGCAATTACCAGATGGTGAACAAAAGGCTAAGGAAACGAAACGGAAGATTGATCTCATTCGGACATTCATCGGATATCGCGAATATCCTAAATACGGTATCGTTCAGCGTTACTTCGTTTACAAGCAGGCTTTGATGAGGGAAGCCGAAGAGCTCGTCAAAGCCCACGTGATCCAAAGGAAAGAAGACATTTACTACCTCACATTCGAAGAGCTCCATGACGTCGTACAAACAAAAAAATTAGACCACCAAATCATCAGCAATCGAAAAGTCGAGTACGCCTACTATGAAAAATTAACACCCCCACGTGTGATCACGTCTGACGGTGAAATGATGAATGGTGAGTACAAACGAGAAAACCTCCCGGCAAAAGCGATTGCAGGTCTCCCTGTCTCTTCAGGAGTTGTCGAAGGACGTGCGCGCGTTCTTTTAAGTATGGGTGATGCGACTTTAGAAGCGGGAGATATATTAGTCACCGCCTTTACAGACCCTAGCTGGACCCCGCTGTTTGTCTCCATAAAAGGACTCGTCACCGAAGTTGGTGGATTGATGACGCACGGAGCCGTTATTGCACGAGAATATGGCTTACCTGCGGTTGTTGGCGTGGAAAATGCGACCAAACGGATTAAAGACGGTCAACGCATTCGCGTTCATGGAACGCAAGGATACATTGAATTATTGTAA
- a CDS encoding NUDIX hydrolase, whose protein sequence is MYPRANTLGLMIKDNCILLEEFEGKHSKGTGLYYRPIGGTIELGERSDVALIREYSEELGVDISINRYMSCIENIFKIDESVGHEITQIYLVDFKDTNLYEKDLFTVTEGNRVSYAMWIEKEDIITGKKILYPDGLTELLRRGFA, encoded by the coding sequence ATGTATCCAAGAGCTAATACATTAGGATTAATGATAAAGGACAATTGCATCCTTTTAGAAGAATTTGAAGGAAAGCATTCAAAAGGAACTGGTCTTTATTACCGGCCAATTGGCGGTACAATTGAACTCGGAGAAAGATCAGATGTGGCGTTAATTAGAGAATATAGTGAGGAATTAGGCGTTGACATTAGTATTAATCGATACATGTCCTGCATCGAAAATATTTTCAAAATTGATGAAAGTGTAGGCCACGAAATAACGCAAATTTATTTGGTGGATTTTAAGGATACGAACCTCTATGAAAAAGACCTTTTCACTGTAACAGAAGGAAATCGAGTCTCCTATGCTATGTGGATTGAAAAAGAAGATATTATTACAGGGAAAAAGATACTTTACCCAGATGGACTAACTGAATTACTAAGAAGGGGTTTTGCTTGA
- a CDS encoding PadR family transcriptional regulator, with protein sequence MLKGVLEGCVLEIISRKETYGYEITRQLNALGFKDVVEGSVYTILIRLEKNKLVEVTKKPSAMGPPRKFFALNDAGREELKKFWVKWEFVASKIDQLKGV encoded by the coding sequence ATGCTCAAAGGAGTGCTTGAGGGCTGTGTGCTTGAAATTATAAGCCGCAAAGAAACCTATGGCTACGAAATTACTCGCCAGCTGAACGCCCTCGGTTTCAAAGATGTTGTGGAGGGGTCGGTGTACACCATCCTCATTCGACTTGAAAAAAACAAGTTGGTAGAGGTCACGAAAAAGCCTTCCGCCATGGGACCGCCACGAAAGTTTTTCGCGCTTAATGACGCGGGACGAGAGGAGCTAAAAAAGTTCTGGGTGAAATGGGAATTTGTTGCGTCGAAAATCGATCAATTAAAGGGGGTATAG
- a CDS encoding DUF1048 domain-containing protein, which produces MGDFFDNYLNIKKIIESKREYKQQMERVAALPEDYQYVFKKIQGHMWMFAAGSGYDMMEIHYDLIELFEAGVADGKHVLEITGEDVAAFCDELLRSASTYTENWREALNRDILKKLGKGNESK; this is translated from the coding sequence ATGGGTGATTTCTTTGATAATTATCTTAATATCAAAAAAATAATAGAGAGCAAGCGCGAGTATAAGCAACAAATGGAGAGGGTTGCAGCACTGCCTGAAGACTATCAATACGTTTTTAAGAAAATACAAGGGCACATGTGGATGTTCGCAGCAGGTTCAGGATATGACATGATGGAGATCCATTATGACTTAATAGAACTTTTCGAGGCAGGTGTGGCGGACGGCAAGCATGTTTTGGAGATTACTGGTGAAGACGTTGCCGCGTTCTGCGACGAGCTTCTTCGCAGCGCAAGCACATACACGGAAAACTGGCGCGAGGCGCTCAACCGTGACATTCTGAAGAAACTTGGAAAGGGGAACGAGTCTAAATGA
- a CDS encoding alpha/beta fold hydrolase gives MFVQYKTVTINNINLFYREAGNKQNPTILLLHGFPSSSHMYRNLITELMDEYHIIAPDYPGFGNSDQPSMNAFDYSFDSIAMLINEFVETLKLEKYSIYVHDYGAPVGFRLATQHPERIQAVITQNGNAYEEGLLPAWDPIRTYWEHPTEENKNKLRSLLAEDFTKYQYTDGTRHPERISPDAWNMDQFVLDRPGNDDIQLALYYDYRNNLQLYPSWHEFFRTYQPPTLVAWGKNDMFFGPKGALAYQNDLNDCEVHLLNTGHFPLEEDLEVSAFLIKRFLKDRLT, from the coding sequence ATGTTTGTCCAATATAAAACAGTTACGATCAATAACATTAATCTCTTTTACCGAGAAGCTGGAAATAAACAAAACCCCACGATTTTATTGCTTCATGGCTTCCCGTCTTCTTCTCATATGTATCGAAATTTAATCACTGAATTGATGGATGAATATCATATTATCGCGCCTGATTACCCCGGTTTTGGGAATAGCGACCAACCAAGCATGAATGCATTCGACTATAGCTTTGATTCCATAGCGATGTTAATTAATGAATTTGTCGAGACGTTAAAATTAGAGAAATATAGCATCTATGTGCATGACTACGGTGCGCCTGTAGGATTCAGATTGGCAACGCAGCATCCTGAACGCATTCAAGCTGTTATCACGCAAAACGGAAATGCGTATGAGGAAGGTTTATTGCCGGCTTGGGATCCTATCCGTACGTATTGGGAACATCCTACTGAGGAAAATAAAAATAAGCTAAGATCCCTTTTAGCTGAAGACTTTACTAAGTATCAATACACCGATGGGACTCGTCACCCTGAGCGAATTAGCCCTGATGCGTGGAATATGGATCAATTCGTTTTAGATCGGCCAGGCAATGACGACATACAACTTGCTTTGTACTATGACTATAGAAACAATCTTCAACTTTACCCAAGTTGGCACGAGTTTTTTAGAACGTATCAACCGCCTACGTTGGTCGCCTGGGGCAAAAATGATATGTTTTTCGGCCCAAAAGGGGCACTAGCTTACCAAAACGATCTGAACGATTGTGAGGTTCATTTATTAAATACGGGGCATTTTCCTTTAGAGGAGGATTTAGAAGTTAGTGCGTTTTTGATAAAACGCTTTTTGAAAGATCGCTTAACATAA
- a CDS encoding CGNR zinc finger domain-containing protein → MDKLQFVLGGAAWINLINTTYNSEKQTIDTLEDPSSTFQWLEDNDLLRQSDTLALNNEETLNSLIAELHSLRFLCKMILSNLEQQKELSLKTTEELRNVVQELNVRLTIAPDKFKIAPEGTTAKDHVLYSISSSIFHTLDSNSVKRIRKCEHEECRLYFIDTSKSGKRRWCSMELCGNRKKAAEFYARKKKK, encoded by the coding sequence ATGGATAAATTGCAATTTGTATTAGGTGGAGCGGCATGGATTAACCTAATCAATACGACGTATAATTCTGAAAAACAAACGATTGATACACTTGAAGATCCATCAAGTACGTTCCAATGGCTCGAAGATAATGACCTGTTACGGCAGTCTGACACCCTGGCTTTAAATAATGAAGAAACGTTGAACTCGTTAATCGCGGAGCTTCATTCACTACGTTTTCTTTGCAAAATGATTTTGTCTAATTTAGAGCAGCAAAAGGAACTGTCTCTAAAGACGACAGAAGAATTAAGGAACGTTGTTCAAGAGCTGAATGTTCGTTTGACGATTGCTCCTGACAAATTCAAAATAGCCCCTGAAGGCACAACAGCTAAAGATCACGTGTTATACAGCATTAGCTCCTCCATCTTTCACACATTGGACAGCAACTCTGTCAAACGTATTCGAAAGTGTGAGCATGAGGAGTGCCGTCTGTATTTTATTGATACATCAAAATCAGGAAAAAGACGCTGGTGCAGCATGGAACTGTGCGGCAACCGCAAGAAAGCGGCGGAATTTTATGCACGGAAAAAGAAAAAGTAA
- a CDS encoding helix-turn-helix transcriptional regulator: MEPPYKLLTELLSKIEENVSGTKGTDYAANLPISMVHLRRLFRFAFGVPLQSYIRSRMLARSMENLICTQKRVLDIAIECGDEHEQTYIRAFKREFGMTPGECRQSGRFIQVTPPLHLFQKNNLCGNVV, from the coding sequence ATGGAACCACCATACAAACTATTAACTGAACTCCTATCAAAAATAGAAGAAAATGTTTCTGGTACAAAGGGAACAGATTATGCGGCCAATCTCCCCATCTCAATGGTACATTTACGTCGACTCTTCAGATTCGCATTCGGCGTGCCATTACAAAGCTATATCCGCTCTCGAATGCTAGCCAGAAGTATGGAGAATTTGATATGCACACAGAAACGAGTTCTTGATATTGCCATCGAATGCGGTGATGAACATGAACAGACCTACATTCGCGCATTTAAACGTGAATTCGGGATGACACCCGGCGAATGCAGACAATCAGGCAGATTCATTCAAGTAACACCACCTCTTCATCTGTTTCAAAAAAACAATTTGTGCGGGAATGTGGTATAG
- a CDS encoding GyrI-like domain-containing protein: protein MVVIPTFHLVGRLHRIEIAESLTKAPEAAKQFWWNDRQKVLNPLETDIYYGLTRTHDPSFSWTTYLPSMRVEHLSDIPNGFASDTIPASLCVGFRYIRNHHYEEIDQQRAKALYNAINELSMEKKGKYELLDTDFYIEKIDTSTYDGQYCQMEWFAPIRLR from the coding sequence ATGGTCGTCATTCCAACATTTCATTTAGTTGGACGGCTGCATCGAATTGAGATCGCTGAATCTTTGACGAAAGCCCCGGAAGCTGCTAAGCAGTTTTGGTGGAATGACCGGCAAAAAGTGCTGAATCCATTAGAAACCGATATCTATTACGGTTTAACAAGAACACACGATCCATCATTTAGTTGGACAACCTATCTACCCTCTATGCGCGTGGAGCATCTAAGCGATATTCCAAACGGTTTTGCGAGTGATACCATTCCTGCTTCCTTGTGCGTTGGTTTTCGTTATATTCGTAACCATCATTACGAGGAAATCGACCAACAACGTGCAAAGGCTCTTTATAATGCCATTAATGAACTTAGCATGGAGAAAAAGGGGAAATATGAGCTTCTAGATACCGATTTTTACATCGAAAAGATCGATACCTCTACGTATGATGGACAATATTGTCAAATGGAATGGTTTGCACCCATTCGCTTGAGGTAA
- a CDS encoding phosphotransferase enzyme family protein codes for MNYNDAVSIIDTSLLRSVSELYELESYGIQRIPAHEGGRNVVYTCENEDANTKILRIAFLTDRSREDFLAEVEYIRYLFDHGGSVADVIRSKHGNLLEEISHANQTFYICLFEKARGIRLVENHYQYREGVPINEYFYNCGKTLGKLHQLSKGYAPVHQRYRFFDKFNAEYIDNLIPSTLSLLKEKMLGLLKTLEQLDRSRDSFGMVHFDFNDGNYSIDFDSGQITVYDFDNSCYCWYMFDLASLWTQGMGWTQFEPDADKRKNFMDDYFRTALEGYTSETNIESSMLDKLPLFIQINLIENIVDAFEGFKKSGHELGCDEELAYLIKCLEDEITYLGFFHDIYSHEEPFEYEERKI; via the coding sequence ATGAACTATAATGACGCTGTTTCAATTATAGATACCAGTCTACTTAGATCCGTATCAGAGCTTTACGAATTAGAGAGTTATGGCATTCAGCGGATTCCGGCTCATGAAGGAGGGCGGAATGTTGTCTACACCTGTGAGAATGAGGATGCCAACACAAAGATTCTTAGAATCGCTTTCTTGACTGACCGAAGCCGGGAAGATTTTCTTGCCGAAGTTGAGTATATTAGATATCTTTTCGACCACGGTGGCAGTGTTGCAGATGTTATTCGTTCTAAGCATGGGAATCTATTAGAAGAAATAAGTCATGCCAATCAAACCTTTTATATCTGCCTGTTTGAGAAGGCTAGGGGAATAAGGCTTGTAGAAAATCATTATCAATATCGCGAAGGTGTTCCCATTAACGAATATTTTTATAACTGCGGGAAAACGTTAGGGAAGCTGCACCAATTGTCAAAAGGATATGCTCCCGTCCATCAACGGTATCGTTTTTTTGATAAATTCAATGCCGAATATATCGATAACCTGATACCTAGTACGTTATCACTGCTAAAGGAAAAGATGCTAGGTCTCCTTAAAACCTTAGAACAATTGGATAGGAGCCGAGATTCTTTCGGTATGGTCCATTTCGATTTCAACGATGGCAATTATTCGATTGATTTTGACAGTGGGCAAATCACTGTCTATGATTTCGATAATTCGTGTTACTGCTGGTATATGTTTGACCTAGCGAGTCTCTGGACACAGGGGATGGGCTGGACGCAATTTGAACCAGACGCTGATAAACGAAAAAATTTTATGGATGATTATTTCAGAACAGCACTTGAGGGATACACATCTGAGACCAACATCGAATCTTCGATGTTAGATAAATTGCCTTTATTCATCCAAATAAACCTCATAGAAAATATTGTCGATGCATTTGAGGGCTTTAAGAAGAGTGGGCACGAGTTGGGATGTGATGAAGAGTTGGCATATCTCATAAAATGCCTTGAAGACGAAATCACGTATTTAGGATTTTTTCATGATATTTACTCGCATGAAGAACCATTTGAGTATGAGGAACGAAAGATCTAA
- a CDS encoding ISL3 family transposase, translated as MQTQYINEMLTIPEVEICQVICVTDDEVHLKIKPVAYTQCCPSCHSGEEVIRKGSNGSRTVRHLSIFGKKTYLQVPSIRLYCVLCQVGFVWSYGFVGPKKRYTWLFENQVTEQSFGSTVAHSALMQQTPASTVQRMHCAAIPLESARLSEQAWHQAKESKGLVLGVDDFAIKKGHRYNTGIHDLKGGTMLDLLPGRTLRDLRDYDTQHPIFRQLNPKVVVMDLAPSYHKWISECFPNAIRTADRFHVHGYVIQALQTVRKSVQGELPPRAKTLLKANHQLLNPQWNLLQEESKKRLKQLLSLSPLLCSVWEWKEAFTAWYDESPDVLIATRRFKQWCEQGERIGHPAVTRALKTMHNWQEEIINYHRCRWTNATVEGRHNRIKAFQRRHYFTRNHDYYKAGILVECNRHQLSG; from the coding sequence ATGCAGACTCAGTATATCAATGAAATGCTTACCATACCAGAGGTAGAAATTTGCCAAGTCATTTGTGTAACAGATGATGAGGTTCACCTGAAAATTAAACCCGTTGCCTATACTCAGTGTTGCCCTAGCTGCCATTCGGGTGAGGAGGTCATTCGTAAAGGCAGTAATGGTTCACGCACCGTCCGTCATTTGTCTATCTTTGGTAAGAAGACCTACCTTCAAGTCCCTTCAATTCGACTGTATTGTGTGCTATGTCAGGTGGGGTTTGTTTGGTCCTATGGGTTTGTCGGACCGAAAAAGCGATATACATGGCTATTTGAGAACCAGGTCACGGAACAGTCTTTCGGTTCAACCGTCGCCCACAGTGCTCTCATGCAACAAACGCCAGCGAGTACCGTCCAGCGGATGCATTGTGCAGCCATCCCCTTGGAGAGTGCTCGATTATCAGAACAAGCATGGCATCAAGCCAAGGAAAGCAAAGGACTTGTCTTAGGTGTTGATGACTTCGCTATTAAGAAAGGACACCGCTATAATACAGGAATCCATGATCTAAAGGGAGGCACCATGCTAGACCTTCTCCCAGGACGTACTTTGAGGGATCTAAGAGACTATGACACACAACACCCGATATTTCGGCAACTGAACCCAAAAGTCGTTGTCATGGATCTGGCTCCGTCCTATCATAAATGGATCAGCGAGTGTTTTCCGAATGCCATAAGAACCGCTGATCGATTTCATGTGCATGGGTATGTCATCCAGGCGCTTCAAACCGTTCGGAAATCCGTCCAAGGAGAACTTCCTCCTAGAGCAAAGACCTTATTGAAAGCGAATCACCAGCTGCTGAATCCCCAGTGGAATTTACTTCAGGAGGAAAGCAAGAAAAGGCTTAAACAATTGCTTAGTCTTTCTCCACTTCTATGTTCCGTTTGGGAATGGAAAGAAGCATTTACCGCCTGGTACGATGAGTCTCCTGACGTCTTGATCGCCACCCGGAGATTTAAACAGTGGTGCGAGCAAGGGGAGCGAATTGGGCACCCCGCTGTGACACGCGCATTAAAAACGATGCATAACTGGCAAGAAGAAATCATTAATTACCATCGTTGCCGCTGGACCAATGCGACTGTCGAAGGACGGCATAACCGGATCAAAGCGTTTCAACGACGGCATTATTTCACGAGAAACCACGACTATTACAAAGCGGGAATTTTAGTTGAGTGTAATCGCCATCAACTTTCAGGGTAA
- a CDS encoding GNAT family N-acetyltransferase yields the protein MSTIKQLVETDEIVDAYDVMKELRTDLSQEEYLSGYQMMKEEGYMLFALYDSSEDLCALAGVAIRYNFYNKKHLFVLDLVTTPQKRSHGYGEELMGFLETYATDKDCDHIALESGIHRSRAHDFYENTIGLDKFCISFRKSLK from the coding sequence ATGAGTACAATCAAACAATTGGTTGAAACCGATGAAATCGTGGATGCTTATGATGTGATGAAGGAACTTCGAACAGATCTTTCTCAAGAAGAGTATTTAAGCGGTTATCAAATGATGAAGGAAGAAGGCTATATGCTATTCGCCTTGTACGATAGCTCTGAAGATCTATGTGCGCTAGCTGGAGTTGCGATTCGATACAATTTTTATAATAAAAAACATCTATTTGTTTTAGATCTAGTGACTACGCCACAAAAGCGGTCACATGGATATGGGGAAGAGTTAATGGGGTTTTTAGAGACCTACGCGACGGATAAAGATTGCGATCATATTGCCCTCGAATCTGGTATTCATCGTAGTAGAGCCCACGACTTTTATGAGAATACAATTGGTTTAGATAAATTCTGTATTTCGTTCCGAAAAAGCTTGAAATAA
- a CDS encoding SDR family oxidoreductase gives MTKLHGKTAIVTGTSRPGGIGAAVCRALAKEGANLFFTHLYHYDKAENLGNVDENWPDLFAEDLRSYGNKAAHMELDLTDPTSPSQLLEAVRSTLGLPTILVNNATYSVSADFRQLNASLIDAHCAVNIRGTFMLSAEFARMLEVEQSAMAGRIINLTSGQGKGPMPGNLAYAATKGAVSTFTECLAAELAPLKITVNAVDPGPTDSDWMSEEVKRALLPQFPMGRIGLPEDAARLIAFLATDDSQWITGQIIHSRGGY, from the coding sequence ATGACCAAATTACATGGAAAAACCGCGATCGTGACAGGCACAAGCCGCCCCGGCGGCATCGGAGCTGCTGTTTGTCGTGCTTTGGCCAAAGAAGGAGCTAACTTGTTCTTTACTCATCTGTACCATTATGATAAAGCCGAAAATCTCGGGAATGTTGATGAGAACTGGCCAGATCTCTTTGCCGAAGACCTTAGATCCTATGGCAATAAGGCAGCGCATATGGAACTCGATCTTACTGACCCCACTTCCCCATCGCAACTTCTTGAAGCGGTTAGATCCACTTTGGGGTTGCCAACCATTCTCGTCAATAACGCAACTTACAGCGTTTCAGCTGATTTCCGTCAATTGAACGCCTCTCTAATCGATGCGCATTGCGCCGTGAACATTAGAGGTACGTTCATGCTATCAGCTGAATTCGCACGAATGCTGGAGGTTGAGCAATCCGCGATGGCAGGTCGTATCATCAACTTAACGTCCGGGCAAGGGAAGGGACCGATGCCGGGCAATCTCGCGTATGCCGCGACGAAAGGCGCCGTCTCCACCTTCACCGAATGTTTAGCTGCCGAGCTGGCGCCGTTAAAGATCACTGTAAATGCGGTTGACCCTGGACCAACCGACTCGGATTGGATGTCAGAAGAGGTAAAAAGAGCCCTGCTGCCGCAATTTCCTATGGGTAGGATCGGACTTCCAGAAGATGCGGCGCGGCTGATTGCATTTTTGGCAACAGATGATTCCCAGTGGATTACTGGCCAGATCATTCATTCAAGAGGCGGCTACTAA
- a CDS encoding GNAT family N-acetyltransferase, whose protein sequence is MIETKRLIIREMVQSDYDALCKILCDEEVMRAAYESAFNLEEAQNWLNRHLKRYEEYGFGLWAVVLKETNEMIGQCGLTMQGWREKEILEIGFLFQKAYWHKGYASEAAIACKEYAFSVLNANRVYSIIRDTNMAAQEVAVRNGMNNIDKDTKNFRNIDMEFLLYSVERT, encoded by the coding sequence TTGATAGAAACAAAACGTCTTATAATTAGAGAAATGGTGCAGTCCGATTATGATGCATTGTGCAAAATATTGTGTGATGAGGAAGTAATGCGTGCTGCTTATGAAAGTGCATTCAACTTAGAAGAAGCACAAAATTGGCTTAACAGACATCTTAAAAGATATGAAGAATATGGTTTTGGACTTTGGGCTGTTGTATTAAAAGAAACAAACGAAATGATTGGTCAATGTGGCTTGACAATGCAAGGCTGGAGAGAAAAAGAAATTTTGGAAATAGGATTTTTGTTTCAAAAAGCGTATTGGCACAAAGGTTACGCATCAGAAGCGGCAATTGCTTGCAAGGAATACGCTTTTTCAGTTCTTAATGCAAATAGGGTTTATTCTATTATTAGGGACACAAATATGGCCGCTCAAGAAGTTGCTGTTCGAAACGGTATGAATAATATTGATAAAGATACTAAGAATTTTAGGAATATAGATATGGAATTTCTTCTGTATTCTGTAGAACGAACATAA